The Bacteroidia bacterium genome includes a window with the following:
- a CDS encoding ATP-binding protein — protein sequence MLTLFNKQEITSKDLDNLIRDKVEESLHLDYKASGSLQNTDAKKKEIAKDVSAFANSDGGIIIYGITEENHVPISYSFIDGHQITKEWLENVIHSNISKRIEKLSIIPIRYEGDISKTIYVIKIPSNSSAPHMANDSRYYRRYNFQSVPLEEYEVRNLYFKREKTVLQLADPVISIQVGSTSGGKISDLTLKMNFHIENVGNAIENQYKLEVALPRLVYIYGRTVNYDPLRASFVREENDYSIFSFPNPSPLFQNDKATICIDSLRIKYNSFSFAHDEPVKLKLYYSGGMEEREVSLADHMTYQGRPMLLSDFFDAR from the coding sequence ATGCTTACACTTTTTAACAAACAAGAAATCACAAGCAAAGACCTAGATAATCTTATCCGAGATAAGGTGGAGGAATCCTTGCATCTGGACTATAAGGCATCTGGGTCGTTGCAGAATACTGATGCGAAAAAGAAGGAAATTGCGAAAGATGTATCGGCCTTTGCAAACTCCGATGGGGGTATCATTATCTATGGCATTACAGAAGAAAATCACGTGCCAATTTCGTATTCATTTATTGATGGGCATCAAATAACCAAGGAATGGCTGGAAAATGTTATTCATTCCAATATTTCTAAACGAATAGAAAAGCTTTCCATTATTCCTATACGCTATGAAGGTGACATATCAAAGACCATTTACGTGATTAAAATCCCTTCAAATAGTTCGGCACCACATATGGCTAACGACAGCAGGTATTATCGACGTTATAATTTCCAGTCTGTTCCGCTTGAAGAGTACGAGGTGAGAAATTTATATTTCAAAAGAGAAAAGACAGTATTACAATTGGCAGACCCTGTCATTTCGATACAGGTAGGTTCCACCAGTGGAGGAAAAATCTCCGATTTAACTTTAAAAATGAATTTTCACATTGAAAACGTCGGCAATGCTATTGAAAATCAATACAAACTAGAAGTTGCTCTTCCTCGGCTAGTTTATATTTATGGGCGAACCGTTAATTATGATCCTCTCCGTGCTTCTTTCGTACGCGAAGAGAATGATTATTCCATTTTCTCCTTCCCCAACCCGAGCCCTCTTTTTCAAAATGACAAAGCGACAATTTGTATCGATAGTCTCCGAATTAAGTATAATTCATTTTCTTTTGCCCATGACGAACCCGTTAAACTGAAGCTCTATTATTCCGGTGGTATGGAAGAAAGAGAAGTTAGTCTTGCTGACCACATGACCTATCAAGGAAGGCCGATGCTTTTAAGCGATTTCTTTGATGCAAGATGA